The Deltaproteobacteria bacterium DNA segment TGAGCTGGATCGGCGCCTGACTGAGACGCTCGAAGGCGCCGCGGGCGGCGGCAGCATCAAGGCGTGAGGCCTGCTGGCGCGCCGGCGATGCACCCAGCGCGATCTTCCAGCCGGCGGGAATGGGCCGCGCTCGCCATACTGCTGCTGTGCGGTGCGGCGGTGAGTTACGCCAGTGACCGACACCTACCGGCAGCTGGCGTGGCCTCGCCTGCTCGCCCGGCGCTGGAGGCTCAGCCGCCCCAGATCCAGCCGCCACCCGTCTCCGAACTGGCGTTGCCGGCCTATCGACAAGTTCCGTTGACCATACCGGAGAAGCTGCGAGTGTTGGTGGTGGCACCGCACCCGGATGACGAGACCTTGGGAGCGGGCGGCTTGATCCAACGCGTCCTCGACCGCGGCGGGAGCGTGCAGGTATTATTCGTCACCAATGGTGATGGTTTCCGCAGCGCCGTGCTCGCGAGCGCTCGGCACCGCCGGGTCTCGCAACGCGACTTCCTGGCCTATGGCCGGCTGCGCCGCCGCGAGGCGATCGCGGCGCTGCAGGTACTCGGCAGCACCAGCATCGGCAGCACCTTTCTGGGATTCCCCGACGACGGTATCGACAATCTCTGGGCCGCCAACTGGTCCGACGCCCACCCCTACCGCTCGCCCTTCACCGACTCCGACCGGCCGCCCTACAACGACAGCGCTCGGCGCGGTATCGAGTACTCCGGCGTCGATCTCGAGCGCGTGCTCGGCGAAGCCCTGCGCACCAGCGCTCCGGACTGGGTAGTTATTCCCGACCCGCGCGATCGCCACCCCGATCACTGCACCACCGGCGGCTTCGTACTCGCCGCCCTCAACGAGTTGCGCCATAGTGCCGGCGCCCCGTTCAGCCGCATCGCCGTGCTTACCTACCTGGTGCATTACCCGGAATACCCCGGCAGTCCACTGTGGCAGCAAGTGATCAATGGCGCCGGCATCGGCGGCTCATCGGCCGGGCACGAGAGTCTGTCGCACACCAGCTGGATGCACTTCGACCTCAGTCCGGCCGAAATCGCGCGCAAGCGCGAAGCACTCGGCCGTTACCGCTCCCAGATGGCTGTCATGGACAGCGTCCTGGCCCTTTTCGTCCGCCCCCAAGAAGTGTTCGGCCATCTCAGCGGCGCGCAGCTCTCCACTCTACCGAGGGAGTACGCCACGCGCTGGCGGCCGCATCGCTCCCGGTAGGTTTCCGCGGGGCCTCGCGAGACAGCGGCGGCATGATGCAAGCACAGCGCTGCGGCAGTACGGCAGAGCGCGATCCCCTGCACAACATCCGCGTCGTGCTGCATCAGCCCCGCGGCGCCATGAATGTCGGCGCCGTGGCGCGGGCCATCGCTAACATGGGTTTGGGCGAACTGCTGGTGGTTCGGACCCAGCCCCTGCGCCAGCAATGGCTGCGCACCATGGCCGTGCACGCCGAGCGCGTCGTCGATAGCATGCGCCAGACGCGCACTCTGGCAGAGGCGGTGGGCGATTGCGCCGTCGTCGTCGGCACCACCTGCCGCGCCGGCGGGTATCGCCAAGGGACGCTGCCGCCGCGGGCGCTGGCGCCCGAAATCGTCGCCCGCGCCCGCCAACAGCCGGTCGCCCTCGTCTTCGGGCCGGAGGATCGCGGTTTGAGCAACAGCGAGCTTCGCCTCTGCCACCAGCTGATCGCCATTCCCACCGCCGCGGAGTATACTTCGCTCAATCTGGCCCAGGCCGTCATGATCTGCGCCTATGAACTGCGATTGGCCGCGCACGACCACACGCTGTCAGCGCTGGGCGCCCTGGCCCCGGCGGCACGCGTCGAGCAGGTCTATGAGCGCCTGCGCGCCGCTTTCCTCTCCATCGGCTTTCTCCACCGCGACAACCCCGAGCACATCATGTTTGCGTTGCGCCGGCTGCTCGGCCGCACCGGGTTAACCGAGCGTGAAGTCCGTATCCTGTTGGGATTGGCGCGTCAGATCGAGTGGTTCGGTAACGACGGCTGGAAGAGCCTGCGCGCCAAAGCGCGCGCGCAAGCGGAGGTCTGATGGCAGAGATCATTTCGTTCGTCGAGCTATCGGCCGCCCGCCGGCGTCACCGCCATCAAGCCCGCTCTCAGCAGTGCGTCGAGCTCATCGAGCTCAACTTGCGCTACGAGTTGGAGTGTTTCGCCCAGGCCGAGCTGCGCGATCGCCCGGTGCACGCCCACCGCGTCCGCTTGCTCGGTGAGCTCTTGGAGTATGCGGTGCGCGTCCTTTGACGCGCCAGGGCAGCGTTGGGTGACTCATGCTAGCAAAACGCTGGGCTCCGCCGGCTGCCGCGCCGCTTGCGCACGGGCTGGCACCCGCGGCTCGGCGCAAGATCTGCCGCAGCCACTCGATGCTAACATGCGAGACAACGCCCGCGGTGATGAGGTATTGGCGCAACGTGTACAGCGACCACTCTTTCGCCGCCACCCCCACCTCTGCCGGCGACTGCCGAGCGCAGGCCACGATCCGCGCACATACGGCGGGCGAAAACAACGCCGGATGGCCTCGACCCGGCCGGCCTTCAAGCCCACTTACGCCGCCTTGCAGGAAGCGCCGCAGCCAACGCCGGACGGAGGTCATCGAAGCACCCAGCTCGGCGGTAATGACCTTTAGCGGCCGGCCCTCTGCTGCCGCCAGCACAATCGCGGCACGCACCCCGACCTGCGGGCGCGCGGCAAAGCGTTGCAACTGCAACCGCACCTCTGGGCTTAAGGGAATGCGATCCGGGAATGGTACCCACCAACCCGGGGGCCGACCACCGGTGTCGACCAGCAGCTGGCGCAGCCGCTCAATCGAAATCCACTCGACCACGCGCCTGCGTACCAGGTGCGCCCGCAGCTTCGCCAAGGACCATACGGCAAAGGCTTCTCCCTGCTCTTGCGGTGGCCGGCTCGCGATCCGCCGAATCTTGCCGACAACACGGGCGCCGAACTTCGGCCGCTGTGCTCGGCCGCCATTGCGGTGGGCCAGCCCTGCCAAACCCTGCCGGCGATACCGCGCCAGCCAGCGCTGCACCGTGTCGCGATGCACCCCCAAGAGAACCGCGATGCCATTGATCGTCGCCCCCCGCGCCCGCGCCAAGACGATGCGACCACGCTGGCGCTCGAGCGGCGCTGCTTGCGCGATCCACTCCCGCAGCGCCTGTCCATCCCACTCGCGATTGGTTTTGGCCATCGTCGCTCTCCCGCCCCCAGCAACTGCGATGCCGTGCAACCCCAACCTCAGGCCCTGCAACTCCGCAGCGGCGGCTCCCGCGCCACGGCTCCGCCGGCGCAATCAAGCGACCATGCCGGGCGCAAACGGCCAGCAATGACCGCCTGGCAGCGCCAAGTGCTCTGGCAGATCTACCTCCTCGTCATCTGCCTGCTCAGCCTAACGACCATGGGCATCGCCGGCAGTGCCGCCCTGATCGGCTCACTACGTTTTCACTATCCCAAGCTCATGCTGAGCACTGCGCAATGGGAGCAAGCTGAATCTTTCGAGCACTATCGCGTTCAGCACCGATCGGCGCAGTCAACCGGCGAGGACCGCGGCCGACTACGAACCGAGTGGGAAGACTACCGCCGCCGTGTCATCGGTTCAGAACGACAAAGCGGCGTTCGCCTGTTACTTCAAGGTGCAGCCGTAATGGTGGCAGCGTTTGCGGTCTTTCTGCCTCACTGGTGGCTAACCCGCCGGTTGATTCGCCCTGCCACTTGATCGTCACCCGGTCACAACCGCTGAGCTGACCGCCCCCTCCGGTTGCAATGCGGCCAGCCTGCTGATTGACTAGCGGATGCAATGAACCGACCCACCCGCCGCTTTCGGGCCGCCGTTCTGCTGGTAGGTTGCGCGGCAAATCTGCTCAGCACTGCGGCGCTGGCGACCTCGTACGAGGCCGAGCGTGATCTCGGCAGGAAATTCGCCTTGCAGGCGCAAGCGCAGTTGCCGCTGCTCACCGACGTAGACGTGGTCAGCTACATCAACCGCATGGGCCAACGTATAGTTGCCAAACTCGACGGCAATCCCTTCGACTATCGCTTCTTCGTCGTGCGCGACCCCAAGATCAATGCCTTCGCGGTGCCCGGCGGTTACATCTACTTTCATTCCGGGCTGCTCGTGCGTGCCGTTACCGACGACGAAGTCGCCGGCGTTATGAGCCATGAGATCGCCCACGTTCATGCCCACCACTTGGCCCGGCAACAGGAAGCCACCAAGTTCATGAACTACGCCGCCCTGCTCGGCCTGGTGCTCTCGATGGTGCAACCTGCCATCGGCGCCGGCGCAATGGCGGCCAGCGCAGCGGCGCAACTGAAGTACCGGCGTGAATTTGAACAGGAAGCCGACTACCTCGGGGCGGGCTACATGCAAACGGGCGGCTACGACTCGCAGGGGATGCTGGATTTTTTCAAGACCATGGCCGACGAGCAACGCATCACCCCCACCTTCGCCCCACCCTATCTGCTGTCACACCCGCTAACCGACGAACGCCTCAATCACCTCGAAGCGGTCTTGCGCACCCAACAGTGGTCGACTCGGCCCCGCCGCCCAGCCTCTGCGGCGTTGGCGCGGGTGCAAGCCGTGGTGCGCGCCAGGACCGAGACTGCCACCGCCGCCACCACCTTCTACCGCCGCTACGTTGACGACCACCCCAGCGATGCCCAAGGCCGTTACTTGCTGGGGCTCACCTTGCTCGAAACCGGGGCTTTCGACCCCGCCCGCCAAACTCTCGAACAAGCGGCCGGCATGGGTTACGCCGCTGCCGATCGTGAACTCGGCCGCACCTGGCTCCGTTTGCGCCAGCCGGACAAAGCCCGCGACCTACTGCGGCGTGCCGTGGACAGCGACGCCGGCGATCCCCTAGCCCACGCCGAGCTCGCCAAGGCGCTCGAAACACTCGGTGATACCACCGGCGCGCTGCGCGAGTACGACCGCGCGGTCGAACTGGCCCCCACGCTCGAAGACGCGCAGTACAGTCTCGCCATGCTCGCCGGCCGCGCCGGCCGCGAGGCCGACGGCTACTTCCACCTCGCCGAGGCCCTGCGGCTGCGCGGCGAGTACGACAAGGCGCTCATCCAGTACGAGAAAGCCCAGCCCCTGCTCAGCCCGAGCAGCGAGCGTGCCGCTTACGTGCGCAGCCAGATCGGCGAACTCAAGGAGTTCCTCCGCGACAGCGGCCGCCGGCGCTGACGGGCAGCCCGATCCCCGATTAGCGCCCCCACACTCGACTCACGGACGTCAGCGCCCGGGGCGGGCCTTCCAGAAGTAATTGTGCACGCCTTGGGCAGTAAACAGGCGGCGGAACGTCATCTCGAGGTGGTTGCCGATGGCGACCTGTTTCGGATCCACGTCGGTCAGCTCGCAGGCGAAGCGCCCTCCGCCCTCGTAGTCGACGAACGCCGCTACCACCGGCGGCTGAAGCGTGTAGGCCAGGTGATCGAGCGTGTAGGTGGCGATCCGGCACGAGGTGTCGGCGAAGCGCTCGTCGTGCATCTGGTCAACGGCGCCGCACTTCACGCATACGCGCTGCGGCGGGAGGTGGCCGGTTCGGCACTTGGTGCAGCGCGAGCCGACGAAGGCCAGCTTCCAGCGCTCATGCCGCCGCATCGGCGGCGCCGCCGGGCGCTCGGGATCGGGCCGGCGCGGCGGTTCGAAGGGCAGGATGCCGCGCCATTTCAGGTAGGTGTTGTAAGCCAAGTCGTTACGCTTCGAGGCGATCCAGCGGTCGACCTTGCGCACCGACAAGTCGGCAATCGCGCCGGTCACTTCGAGAACAACGGCATCGGCGCCGTCGGCCTCGCAGACCACCAGGATGCGATCGCCGGGCTTGGCCGCGTCGAGTGCCCGCGCCAGCAGCAGCCCGGCGTGCGCGCAGCCCGCACGGCCAACGCTGGCAGCGAGCGTGTCGGCGAGCTGCTCGGGCTTGAGGCCGAGCGCCTTGGGCAGAGCCGCCATCGAGCGTGGGTTGGTGCCATCGAGGATGACGGTCGACAACGTCGCCGGGTCAACGCCACCGGCTTGAAGCGCCCGTCTGGCGGTGTCGATGATCGCCGGCCCCATGGTGTCGGCCGTGAAGCGCTCCTCCCACTGCCGGGCGAAACGATCTTCCGGAAGCCGCCAGGCATCGAGGATCTCGATCGTGGCTGACGCGCAGCCGAGCACGCGGGCAACCGCCTCGCTGTCCGGCCCAGTGACGAAGGCCGCGGCCGCGTCACCGCCCTGGCTCTCGCGCGCGCCGCCGGGCGCGCCGGTGACCAAGTCGCTGGCGCAGACCAGCGCCCGTTTGCCGGCCGCCGCCAAATCGAGCCCGAGTAGCAGCGCCGCCAGCCCCATCCGCGACGAGCCGCCGAGGGCCACCGAGCTAGCGGCCTCGGGCAGATCGAGCGCGGCCTGGATCGTGGCGGTGTCGAGCTTCTCGGCGTAGGCCGGGCTGAGCGTGGCAAACAGGAGCGCGTCGACCGCGGCCAGCCCACGCACGGCATCGCGCGCCGCCTCGACCGCCAGCGAGACCGCGTCCTCGTCGAAACTCGCCACCGCGCGCTCGCCCTTGCCTGCGCCCAGCGCTGCCCGCGTCAGACGAAAATAGGGAACGTAACTGCCGTACCGAACTATACCTGCCAAGTGAGCCTCCTCTAATGAATTGCATTCCCTGCGCAAGCGCTCCGTACCACGCGGCCGCGCCATCCGCGAGTACAGGTTCCGGCCGAACTGCGCCGGGCTACAGGCGCCCCGGCACCGCCGAGCGCCCGGCGAAGCGCTGCGCCGGCCGCACCGCAGCATAGGCCGCCAACAACGCCGTCATCTCGTGCGGTGCGCAGGCGTGCAGAATCACGCCGGCGGCACCGGCCTCGAACTGGTCAATGATACGGCGCGCGCAATGCGCCGGGCTGCCGACGGCGATGGCGAGTTCATCGCTGGCCGCCGCCGCCGCCCCACTCAACACGGCCGACTCCTTGACGTCGTGCCGCTCCGAGATCCACGCCGATCCCAGACCGACCGCCTCCGCCGCGCGCACGTCTTGCAACAGCGGCCGCGGATCACTCGCGCGCCCGGGCAGGGTATGGAACCCAAGCTCCGGAAAACGCACCGGCATGTCACTGGCCTCCCTTGCCGCGGCGGGCCGCGAGCGGGGTAGTCTGCTGCCACACCCTGGCGAAGTCAACGAACACGTTAGCGATACAGCTTGGGGCGCCGCCGTACTCCATCGAGCAGCGACAGGTCATTCGGTTCCATTTGATAACCATGCGGATGAGGCGGGCGGGCTTCCAGACCCAGGGCCTCGACCACGCGCGCATGCTGGTAGTAGCCGGCATACACCTGAAAGGCGAGCGGGAAAACGAAGCCTTGTTCGTTGAGTAGCGCGATCTTCTCCGCCTTGGCGACCGCAGAGAAGTGCCGCCCGTGCCGGCGCTGGGCAACCTCATCTAGCTCCGCCAGCCCCTGCTCGATCACGGACCGCAGCTCGGGTGCCTGCCGCAACGCTTGCTCGATGTAGCTGACCAGGCCCAGCTCCCCTGCGCCAGGGAGCTGGCCGTCATCGCTCGGCGGGATGATCTCGTCGAGCACGCTGGCTAGCGTGCGCTGCTGGTCTGCGGAGAACCCTTGATCGCTCGCAGTGTCGCCCATCTGATTCTTCCTTCTGGCACTGGCAGAAATCCCCAGGTCGAATAGCGCAATTCGCGATCGGTTGCACCTCACCTCGAAGCTGGCGCAGGCGACGGCCTTCCTCGGGGACATGAGTCGCCCACTACATCGGCCGGGCGTTCTCACGAGCGCGGCTTACACCGCAGCGAGAGTGTATCCGAATCATTGCGGCGGCGGCCGGTGCGCGGGCCGGGGCCGTCACCGCGCTGAGGTCGAGGATTTCGTACCGGGCTGGAAGCCCGCGATCGTTTGACGCAGAGGTACAGTGACCGCTGCGAAGGCGGTGCAACTGTCAGGTGTCACCAGAGCCGGCTCGAACGCGATGAAGCGGCCTGTGCACCGCCCAGTGCTGCCGCCCGGTCGGCGCAGCACGCCGGCAACTCACCGCCGTCGTCGCATGTCTTACCCGCAGTTACAATGAGGTTGCCGCAGGCCGTCGGCGTGCAATTGGCTTCGCCCGGCGCGCCAGTCTCTCTTGTCGTCGTGTTCCTTCTCACCAAGTGGTCTCAGTTCGCGCAGCGCCATCTGGCACGGAGCGGCGAGCATGGGATGCGCTCGCCCCCTCCTCGCTCCCCGCGGCCTTGCGTTGCCGGCTCTTTTCCACAAGCCGCACTTGGGATAGGGAGGGATAGGGACACGCCATGGTTGATACCGGGATACTCACCGGCGGCTGCCTCTGCGGCACCGTGCGTTTCGCACTCCATCCGCCCACGCTCTTCTGCTGCCATTGTCATTGCGATTGGTGCCGCCGCGCCCACGGGGCGGCGTTCGTCACCTGGGTTGGAGTGCCGGAGGGGGCTTTCACCATCACACAGGGAACCGAGAACCTGGCGTGGTACGCCTCCTCCGAACAGAGTTCCCGCGGGTTCTGCTCACGATGCGGCACGACGATGCTCTTCCGCTCAAAGCTTGCGGCCGGTGAGATGCATGTGACGCTGGCCAACCTCGACGCCCCCGTTGATGTGCAACCCCTGGCCCACACTTTCTGCGATGCTCGCGTGCCGTGGGTCACGCTGGGAGACGACTTGCCGCGCTTGGGCCGCGATCACGAACTCCTGGCGAAGTACCAGCTCCTGCCCCGGAGTCCTGCCGTCGAGCGCGGGCGAACATGAGCATCGCGGTGCGATTCGCTCGCTCCGACGCACACTCGCCGCCGATGAGCGACACACCAGGCTCGCGAGGGCCCCAGCGTCCCCCAGCGTCGTTCCTGCTTGCCCGACCCGCGGGCGTGTGCTAGCCGAAGCAGCGTTGTTGTCGGCCCACCCGTAGCGGTCGCATAGCTCAGCTGGTTAGAGCGCCTGCCTCACATGCAGGAGGTCCGTGGTTCGAGTCCACGTGCGACCACTTTGTTCTTCAAGCGTTGCGGCGCGGGCCGGCCGCCCGAGAGCACCGATTGACGGCCATTCTGACAGCCGCCGGGAGCGAAATCGACGCTTGCCCACAGCGGGACGCGCTTCGTTAGCGCGCGAAAATCGAGTCCATCTTGTCGGCTGCGTCTCTCGCAGTAGGACGGGCAGGACGTGGCTGTAGGTGTTCATCGTAACGCTGATCTGGCTGTGTCCGAGGGTTTCCATAATCACACGGGGATGGGTTGTTGCCCCGCGAGTCTCGCGGGCTGGAGCACTGCTCCAGCCCGCGCTGACACGGTCGCCGTCAGTTCGAGGCCCGGCCGGCGATTCCTTTGGTCGCCTTCGAGGTCTTCTTGGCTGACTCCTTCGGGCGGAGATCGCGCGTGGCTTTGCCGGCCTGCCACATCTCAGAGTTGCCGATGGCCTGGAGTTCTTTGGTCAACTGCTGCTGATAGTCCGGCCGGCCACACGCGCTGAGCACGCGCCGGGTCTCAACCCCGGAGGCCACGCGCTTGTAGAGCTGGTTGAAAAGCGGCAGCACCGCGCGCTTGAATTTCGGCTTCCAATCCAGCGCCCCACGCTGAGCCGTGGCCGAACAGTTGGCGTACATCCAGTCCATGCCGTTCTCGCCGACCAGCCGAATCAGACTCTCAGTCAGCTCCTCGACCGTCTCGTTGAACGCCTCGCTCGGGCTGTGGCCGTGTTTACGCAAGACGTCGTATTGCGCTTCCATGATCCCGGCCAGCGCCCCCATCAGCACCCCGCGCTCGCCGGTCAGATCGCTGAAGACCTCGTGCTGAAAGGTGGTCGGGAAGAGATATCCCGAGCCGATGGCGATGCCCAAGGCGATACAGCGCTCACGTGCCCGCCCGGTGGCGTCCTGCTCGACGGCAAAACTGGCATTGATACCGGCGCCGGAAAGGAAGTTGCGCCGCACCGAGGTGCCCGACCCCTTGGGAGCGACCATAATCACATCAACGTCCTTCGGCGGGATGACCTTGGTCTGATCGCGGTACACGATCGAGAACCCGTGCGAGAAATACAGCGCGTCGCCGGGCTTGAGGTGCTGCTTGATGGTCGGCCAGATCGCTTTTTGCGCCGCATCGGAGACCAGCATCTCGATGACCGTGCCGCGCTCGGCCGCCTCTTCCATGTCGAAGAGGTCCCTGCCCGGCTTCCAGCCGTCCTTCACCGCCCGGTCCCAATCGCGCTTAAACTGCGGGGCCTGCCCGATGATCACGCGGAAGCCGTTGTCCTTCATGTTCAGGGCCTGCGCCGGTCCTTGCACCCCGTATCCGATGACGGCAACGGTCTCGTCCTTGAGCACCCGGCGCGCTTTCGCCATCGGGAACTCGCTCCGCATGACGACCTCTTCCTTCGTCCCGCCAAAATCGATAACAGCCATCGTCTCTTGTCTCCTTCCTATAGTCCTTGAGAGCTCCCACCATTTACGGCGTCCGGGTCGTGGCTGTTTCTCACGCGCCCCGTCCGGAAACCGGAGATGGAAGTGCCGCTCACTCCTGTCACAAACGCGGCTGTGAGGCAAAGCGGGTACACCGCCAAAGTTCACGGCAGCAGGCCGAGCAGGCGCCAGTAGGGAATCGCCGCGGCGATGGCCAGCAGGTAGATCAGCCCGTAGCTCCACGCCAGCAACCGCACCTGGCCGTGAGTGAACGCCTTCTCCTTGGTGCTGAAGTAGAGCGCCAGGTAGTAGGTGCTCTGGTACGGCAGGAACCAAACCGTCACCGCGGTACAGAGCACCAGGACGAGCGGCAGCGGGTCGATGCCGGCGCCGGCGGCAATCGGCACCACCGTGATGGTGAGCAGCGACACCAGCGGGAAGCTCGGCAAAACGAAGCGTGCGGCAAAGATCACCAGCGCCATCATCAGCAAGAAGCGGCCGGGCGATGCGGCCAGTGGCGCGAGCATCGGCGTAAGCAGATCGATGATCCAACGGTCGACGCCGACATGGCGCACCACGCCGGTCAGCCCCAGCACCGCGCCGAGGTAGAAAAGAAAGTCCCAGTAGATACCGGCGCGGAAGGTGGCGCGATCGAGCAGGTCGGCCGCCAGCAACACCGCCAAGCCGCTCATCGCCACCCACGCTGCATCCACTCCGTGGTACGGCCCGCTGATCCAGCCGAGCATGGCTGCGAGCAACACCGCGCCGTTGACCAACTCGGCGCGTGAGGGCCGGCCGAGGGCTTCGATCTGCGTTTCGATCAGGCCGGGAGAGACCGTGGGCGGAAATTCCGCCGGGAAGAACAGCATCGTGGCAACAAAGCCGCTCACAAACGTCACCAGCGCCAGCGGCAGTGCCGCCAGCGCCCACCCCCCCCAGCTGATCTGCGCCCGCGCCGCCTCCGGGAGCAGCCCCCATGCCAGCAAATTCTCCGCTGCACCGGTCAAGAAGAACGGACTCATTTGTCCGAACCCCAACACCGCCGCCATTGCCAGACCGGCCGAGCCCCGGCTCAAGCGCCCGTAGCCGAGCGATTCCGACTGCGCCAGGATGATCGGCCCGGCGAGCGCCACCCCCGAGGTCACATCCGGAATGCACGAGCTGATCGCGGTACCACTGAGCGCCAGCCCGAGTGCTTGGCCGCGGTAGGTGAGCGGGAAGCGCCGCAAGACGTGGAGCGCGAGCCGGAAGAGCAACCCTGAACTTTGCA contains these protein-coding regions:
- a CDS encoding PIG-L family deacetylase, whose product is MHPARSSSRREWAALAILLLCGAAVSYASDRHLPAAGVASPARPALEAQPPQIQPPPVSELALPAYRQVPLTIPEKLRVLVVAPHPDDETLGAGGLIQRVLDRGGSVQVLFVTNGDGFRSAVLASARHRRVSQRDFLAYGRLRRREAIAALQVLGSTSIGSTFLGFPDDGIDNLWAANWSDAHPYRSPFTDSDRPPYNDSARRGIEYSGVDLERVLGEALRTSAPDWVVIPDPRDRHPDHCTTGGFVLAALNELRHSAGAPFSRIAVLTYLVHYPEYPGSPLWQQVINGAGIGGSSAGHESLSHTSWMHFDLSPAEIARKREALGRYRSQMAVMDSVLALFVRPQEVFGHLSGAQLSTLPREYATRWRPHRSR
- a CDS encoding RNA methyltransferase; the protein is MMQAQRCGSTAERDPLHNIRVVLHQPRGAMNVGAVARAIANMGLGELLVVRTQPLRQQWLRTMAVHAERVVDSMRQTRTLAEAVGDCAVVVGTTCRAGGYRQGTLPPRALAPEIVARARQQPVALVFGPEDRGLSNSELRLCHQLIAIPTAAEYTSLNLAQAVMICAYELRLAAHDHTLSALGALAPAARVEQVYERLRAAFLSIGFLHRDNPEHIMFALRRLLGRTGLTEREVRILLGLARQIEWFGNDGWKSLRAKARAQAEV
- a CDS encoding helix-turn-helix domain-containing protein, with amino-acid sequence MAKTNREWDGQALREWIAQAAPLERQRGRIVLARARGATINGIAVLLGVHRDTVQRWLARYRRQGLAGLAHRNGGRAQRPKFGARVVGKIRRIASRPPQEQGEAFAVWSLAKLRAHLVRRRVVEWISIERLRQLLVDTGGRPPGWWVPFPDRIPLSPEVRLQLQRFAARPQVGVRAAIVLAAAEGRPLKVITAELGASMTSVRRWLRRFLQGGVSGLEGRPGRGHPALFSPAVCARIVACARQSPAEVGVAAKEWSLYTLRQYLITAGVVSHVSIEWLRQILRRAAGASPCASGAAAGGAQRFASMSHPTLPWRVKGRAPHTPRAHRASGRGGRAPGDRAARPGRNTPTRSAS
- a CDS encoding M48 family metalloprotease codes for the protein MNRPTRRFRAAVLLVGCAANLLSTAALATSYEAERDLGRKFALQAQAQLPLLTDVDVVSYINRMGQRIVAKLDGNPFDYRFFVVRDPKINAFAVPGGYIYFHSGLLVRAVTDDEVAGVMSHEIAHVHAHHLARQQEATKFMNYAALLGLVLSMVQPAIGAGAMAASAAAQLKYRREFEQEADYLGAGYMQTGGYDSQGMLDFFKTMADEQRITPTFAPPYLLSHPLTDERLNHLEAVLRTQQWSTRPRRPASAALARVQAVVRARTETATAATTFYRRYVDDHPSDAQGRYLLGLTLLETGAFDPARQTLEQAAGMGYAAADRELGRTWLRLRQPDKARDLLRRAVDSDAGDPLAHAELAKALETLGDTTGALREYDRAVELAPTLEDAQYSLAMLAGRAGREADGYFHLAEALRLRGEYDKALIQYEKAQPLLSPSSERAAYVRSQIGELKEFLRDSGRRR
- a CDS encoding OB-fold domain-containing protein, yielding MAGIVRYGSYVPYFRLTRAALGAGKGERAVASFDEDAVSLAVEAARDAVRGLAAVDALLFATLSPAYAEKLDTATIQAALDLPEAASSVALGGSSRMGLAALLLGLDLAAAGKRALVCASDLVTGAPGGARESQGGDAAAAFVTGPDSEAVARVLGCASATIEILDAWRLPEDRFARQWEERFTADTMGPAIIDTARRALQAGGVDPATLSTVILDGTNPRSMAALPKALGLKPEQLADTLAASVGRAGCAHAGLLLARALDAAKPGDRILVVCEADGADAVVLEVTGAIADLSVRKVDRWIASKRNDLAYNTYLKWRGILPFEPPRRPDPERPAAPPMRRHERWKLAFVGSRCTKCRTGHLPPQRVCVKCGAVDQMHDERFADTSCRIATYTLDHLAYTLQPPVVAAFVDYEGGGRFACELTDVDPKQVAIGNHLEMTFRRLFTAQGVHNYFWKARPGR
- a CDS encoding gluconate 2-dehydrogenase subunit 3 family protein; its protein translation is MGDTASDQGFSADQQRTLASVLDEIIPPSDDGQLPGAGELGLVSYIEQALRQAPELRSVIEQGLAELDEVAQRRHGRHFSAVAKAEKIALLNEQGFVFPLAFQVYAGYYQHARVVEALGLEARPPHPHGYQMEPNDLSLLDGVRRRPKLYR
- a CDS encoding GFA family protein, yielding MVDTGILTGGCLCGTVRFALHPPTLFCCHCHCDWCRRAHGAAFVTWVGVPEGAFTITQGTENLAWYASSEQSSRGFCSRCGTTMLFRSKLAAGEMHVTLANLDAPVDVQPLAHTFCDARVPWVTLGDDLPRLGRDHELLAKYQLLPRSPAVERGRT
- the ilvC gene encoding ketol-acid reductoisomerase, with amino-acid sequence MAVIDFGGTKEEVVMRSEFPMAKARRVLKDETVAVIGYGVQGPAQALNMKDNGFRVIIGQAPQFKRDWDRAVKDGWKPGRDLFDMEEAAERGTVIEMLVSDAAQKAIWPTIKQHLKPGDALYFSHGFSIVYRDQTKVIPPKDVDVIMVAPKGSGTSVRRNFLSGAGINASFAVEQDATGRARERCIALGIAIGSGYLFPTTFQHEVFSDLTGERGVLMGALAGIMEAQYDVLRKHGHSPSEAFNETVEELTESLIRLVGENGMDWMYANCSATAQRGALDWKPKFKRAVLPLFNQLYKRVASGVETRRVLSACGRPDYQQQLTKELQAIGNSEMWQAGKATRDLRPKESAKKTSKATKGIAGRASN